The window ggagaaaaaaaggtcAGGCCTAAAAATACCAGGATCAGTTTGGTATGAAATAAATAATCCAGGTTTATGGGCAGGACTAATTTTAGCCATTCATTGCCACAGCCCGGCGTGACCCTGGCATTTTTTCCAGCTGGATtttggtggatttgggggttttggtggatttgggaattttggggctggACTTTGCCCTGCTCCCACCCTGGCAGGGTGAGGGAGAAGGAGCTGGGAGCGAGCGTGGGCGCGCTGGGCTCTGCCGGGACCCGCCCggttttcccgggcaaacaaccGGGATTGCCAAAGTtcccagccccgggcatgggcggGATCCAGGGTCCCCACGGAGCAGCTCGGCCCCGTTTGCTCGTTAACGACGGAGCATTAATTACAGCCATTAAAATGAACTTTCCTCCCAATTCTTCTGCGGAGGGAATGATCCCATCCCAGGGTTGCCCCTCGTTGTGGGGAAACCGAGTCACGGCGAGCTTGGGAAAGGTGAAtcctgctctgctcagctttGGGGTGGGGATTAGGGATAAATCCAGTTGTTCCTAGGTTGGAAGAGGGAAAAGGACCCCTGAGATCCTGGGGTGGAGGCAGATCCCAAAAGGATGAGATTTGGGGTGGGGATGGCCACATCCTGGTCTCCAGCATCTTTCCAGCTTtttgggaacagggatggggatgaggagggGTTTGAGCCTGACCAGGATGATTTGAGGGAACATTTTCAGCAGGGATCCCAAGGAGAAGCCGAATGAAGCAGCCACCAGGATGTGGGGGGACGTTTTTATTGGACTCAGGGATGTCAGGGAATTCTCAGTGGCCTCTGGAATATCTACAGACACGAGACATcccacagggaccccaaatccatcTGCACCCCACACCCGATGCAGACGCCGTTGGTGATGCTCCAACTGGGATAAAAGAGGAtttttccagcctggagaaggtgggaggggatggaggggctgggggagaacCACCACAACCTCTGTTCcctatggggaaaaaaagaaggaaaatttaaaaaaaaactcaacaaagCACCGCAAAAATCAAATTTTCCAAACCCCAACATGAGGAGGGAGAGTcaagatttgggggatttggggattttccaTGGACAGTGCATCCCAGGGAGTTACCTGTGGAATGGAGCTGGAGGTGGCTGGCGGGGCCGTCACTTCTCCGTCATCATCCTCACGAACTCCTCGTAGTTGACCTGCCCGTCGTTGTTGCAGTCGGCCTCCTTGATCATCTCGTCCACCTCCTCGTCCGTCAGCTTCTCGCCCAGGTTGGTCATGACGTGCCGCAGCTCGGCCGCGCTGATGTAGCCGTTGCCGTCCTTGTCGAACACCCGGAACGCCTCCCGGATCTCCTCCTCGCTGTCCGTGTCCCTCATCTTCCTCGCCATCAGCGACAGGAACTCGGGGAAGTCGATGGTGCCGCTGCCGTCGGCGTCCACCTCGCCCACCATGTCCTGCAGCTCGGCCTCGGTGGGGTTCTGGCCCAGCGAGCGCATGACGGTGCCCAGCTCCCGCGTGGTGATGCAGCCGTCGCCGTCGCGGTCGAAGAGCGAGAACGCCTCCTTGAACTCGGCGATCTTCTCCTCCGACAGCCGCTCGGCCATGGCGCCCCGGCACGCCGCGccgggaggacgaggaggagatgGAGACGGAGCCTCCTCCCTCGCGGGGCCTCTCCCTGCACCGGGAGGAGCGAGGCGGGAATGGGAGTGGATCCAGGAGCTTTGGGAGCTGGGGAAGAGGAGTCACCCAACCCCcttgggctgccctggctctcctCCCGCTGCTCCCAGGGTGGAGTTTCAGATCCCAGCAAAGCCCAAATTAGGGATCTGGGCTCTGGTTTCGGGGCAGGCGGCACTGGGGGTGACACACGTGATTTCCCCGGTTTTAGGGTGTTTGGGAGAGGATTGGGGCTGTACAAAGGAGGGGAGGGTCCCCCCCAGTCTCCCCAGCCCCAGGCGGTGCTGGCAGCGCATCAGAGGCACCAGGGGAGGATCCCCGGGCAGGTCCTGGCAGATCCTGGCCGTCCAGAACTGCCGGGGCCCTGAGTCACCTCCGGGGCCTCCtgcggggcaggagcagggcagggctgtggggtccTGCCCTCTtactcagggctgggctgagggatCTCCCCATTGTCAGGCTGGGTTTACTCATCTCTTACTCAGGATGTAGAGGGGGGGACAGTGACAAACGAGGGAGTgtttctccatccatccatccatccatccatccatccatggattccatccatccatccatccatccatccctctttCCTCTGTGCCCACAACAGCCCAGTGACCTTTCCCCAGCCGGATCAAGGAGCTGCTGGACCCAGAAGTCCCCCAGCAGAAGATAATTAGATAATTTCACTTCCTCAGCTACAGAAAATCGGCAccagttgatcccagtttaaCCCAGTGAGGAATTCGAGCCATGGGATTTGGagggaagggcacaaagcaaaaCCCAGCCCACAGGACACCTGAGGAATGGTGGGATCAATCTGGGAGGGTTTTGCCCTCCTGGGGAAAAGCTCACATGGAGAAAGCTCAGGGCGTGTGGAACGCTGCAATTCCCGGGAGGAATTGTGGGAGCGGTGCTGGGAACCTGTCTGGTGAGAGGCTTCGGGGAGGGGAGGCCCTGGCAGCTCCTCCTGAGCACGAGCTGCTCCCTAATTACCTGTCTGATTGCCCTCGCTAGCTGCTCCGCTCCAGCGTTAATTAGCTCCAACCCAAACCGGCGGGAAGAGCCCAGGGGAGGCGGAGCTGGCTCGGACCCGCCCGGGAGAAACAAATCCCAACAGATCCCCGgggtctggaggctgggagggcTCAGGTGCCGGTCCAAACcgtggcagaggggctggagctgagctggggggatttggggtccctgtgtcacctggctggggctggaggggtGGTGCTGTCTGGGGTGGCCCTTGGTGAGGATCAAAGCTGGAATCTGCTGCTTCCTTCCCATGAAATCCCTGCGCCTGGCATCCCATTGCTGGCAGCCATCATCTCCCATCCCATGGACCCTATCTCATCTCATCCCCATGACCAGCACCCATTGCTGGTATCCATcatctcccatcccatcccatggatcccatccccagCACCCACCATCTCCCCATGACCTCTCCATGACCAACACCCATCATCtctcatcccattccattcccatgaCCAGCACCCATCacctctcatcccatcccattcctttCCATCCCTGTGaccagcagccactgccagcactCACcatctcccatcccatcccacatcaATTTTCAGGAGAAGGTCAAAGCCAGCCCTTGATTTTGTCTGTGCTTTAAGTGCACCTCATTTATCAGGATAACGATCccaataaaacctcctgctgccCCATAAAATCCCAGGATTTATGGCCCAGTTCCAGCACCGGGGTGGGCTGTGGGGTCGGGCAGGGAAGGGGAGACCACCGTGGTGGGATGGGGAgcgcgcagccgccgccgccgccgggttTGGCAGCCGAATTTCCCGGGATGGCTCCACCTGGAGCTGGAAAGTtggagctgtgctggaggaggggCCCCCCAAAGCCTCACACGGAGCTTTCCAGGCCCGGTGTCTGGATTTGAGGGGCCCCGTGCAGGGAATGGGGGGAAATTCCTGCGGCGCAGGAGGTGCAAAGCTTCCAGCTGGATCCTCCCGCGGCGCTCGGCGGCCAGCACCAGCCCAGATGTGCACAGATGTGTCTGGGTCTGCAGCTGCAGACGCGGCGGGGGGCGGCAGGGGGATGAATCCATGGAAAAAGAGAAAGCTGGGAGGCGGGGAGGGAAAGGGCTCCGGCAGGGAAAGCTCCGTGGGgccctcctggccctgcacggGCCCAGAGCGATCccaggctgtggggagggggagggaTCCGCACAAATCCCGGCAGAAACAACGCCGAGGTTTAGTGtggaaaatgggatttgggaGAGGGTGGGCTCGGGGTTGATCCCAGGATGGCTGTGAGGGTCTTGGGGCTGTTGAagtaaaatttgggattttgtggtttgtggtttgttttagAGTTTGCTTCCATGGAGTTCCCAAAGCCAAGGGCAGCTCCCAAAGCTGGAGTGAAGGGACCCCGATGTCCCCATGGAGAAgaggctgggattgggattgggaattcccGGAGATGACTCCGCCCCACAGTGCCCCCGGCTGCGATCCCGGCTCCGGAAggtcccacctgggcaccccGGGCTTGTGGCAGCGCTGCGGAGCCGGGCGGGGCCGAGGGCAAAGCCGGATCCCGGAGCTGCTTACCCAGGGCGGAGgcgccacagccccgggcacggacCGGCCCAGCCCCTTCCTGGCACCGGGACGGCACCACGGGCTCCCCTCCGCCCTCGGGAACTTCATCCTGCGGCATCCCGGGGCTCCACAGCCATGGGATCGGGGTCCTGGCTCAGCAGAGGCGCGGAGAGCCGGGACCCCGTGGGATTCCACGGTTGGAATCCAGGGGAGCAGGGATTGTTTAGTCTGGAGGAGGGAGGGCTGAGCCGGCTGCACATTCCTGCAGGAGggacggggcagggaggggaacCAGCAGGAGTTGTGGGGAATTATTTAAAGGGAATTGCTTCCAAAGGGAGTGAAGGAGTTCTGGCTGATTTGAGGAGACACAGACCCAGTCCGGCAGACAGGCCTGGGATTTCCTCTCCCCGCGCTCCAGAGCTCACTGATGCTTTTCTGCAGGCAGAGCCATTATCCCAGCTTCTCCCTGCTCGGGAGGGGCTGAATCCCCTCTGGGTAAATCAGCCTCAGAGGTCAGGGCTCAGCTGGGAATCCTGTCCCTAAAACCGAGCAAAccgagctgctcctgccctctggggGAGCGGGGCCAGCCTGGGGCCGGGATCACTCACCCTGGGAGAGATCCTGGTGTGATCATCTCCCATGCCATGGAACCCATCTGTAAATGTGCAAATCCTGTCCCTAAAACcgagctgctccttccctcctaGGGAAATGgggccagcctggagctgggatcACTCACCCTGGGAGAGATCCTGGTGTCCATCATCTCCCATGCCATGGATCCCGTGCCGTCCCATCTATAAATGTGCAAATCCTGTCCCTAAAACTGGATTTAgggagctgctccttccctcccaggggacagggccagcctggagctgggattgctctcctggagctgcagccaagcCTGGACACCCCATGCAAGTTCAGGCTGGAGGTTTTTGGGAAAACTGGATGGGTTTATCCTGGTACAGCAACTCCCTGGAAGCTTCCTTGGGATCAGCCCAGCAGGATCCCCCTCCCAAGGATTTCACATTTACTAAATGAGGACCCTGCTGCTAATGGGGGTGGAATCCCACTGCTCCCCTTCCCTGTGACTGAGCACAGTCCATGAACTCTGGAGCTGTGAAATTCCAGCTTgtcctgcctggacacagaacaaCCATGGCAGGGGACAGGGGTTCCTCCTGGAGCCTCAGCTTGGAGAGATCCATCctcacccagaggcagctcccGAGCACGGACacagcccctcctccctccctccctcccagcaggaCTCGGTGAGGCAGGAGAGGCTGTCAGGAATTTAATGGAACTTGGCACTGGAAACTGTACAACATTTACAGAGAACCACACACTGTGTCTATGTACACCCTCTGCCCATCCCCAAAGCTCCCAGCCCGACATGGACAGGCAGTGACAATCCTGGGACGTGGAGTCACCGCTCCTCAAGCCTGGATTTTGGGATATGGCTCCCCAATTCTGGATCCCAGGTGACAGGGATTGCAGGATCCCAGTCCTGGATTTTGGGTCACAGAGATTGCAGGACCCCAATCCTGGATCTCAGGTGACAGGGATTGGAGGATCCCAATCCTGGATTTCAGGTGACAAGGACTGCAGGATCCCAGTCCCCACTCCTGGATTTTGGGTCACAGAGATTGCAGGATCCCAATCCTGGATTTTGGGTCACAGGGACTGCAGGATCCCAGTCCCCAATCCTGGATCTCAGGTGACAGGGATTGCAGGATCCCAATCCTGGATTTCAGGTGACAGGGACTGCAGGATCCCAGTCCTGGATTTTGGGTCACAGGGACTGCaggatcccagtgcccatcctggattttgctgtgctcagagctgtcacCACCTTGCTTCCCATGACTCTGCAGTGCCATTCCCAAGCTGGGTCTCTCCCTGGATTTTCCCTGCATCTTTGGAGTGCTAGAAGATGGCAGTGCTGCCACCCTGAGTATTTACaaccactcctcctcctcctcctctcctcacagCTCCAACTCTTCCTCTCCTCTACCTTTCTACCACATGCAAGAACCCCTTGGTTGCCTCCAAGTCCTGCTTCCCTGTGGGAAGTGTTTCATTTCcaaaaggcaacaaaaacacGGAATCTACCTTCACTCCCTGCTACCCCTCTACTCACTGCTCCCCAAACCCTTGTACAACGTGCCTACAACCTTCCTACACCCTAGAGTAAAGCAGTTCTCTTTCAGTAGTGTCTCCCCCCAGCCCGTGGATTGCTCTTTGGGACATCACCCCTCGGAGCACGAAGGATCAAGTACTGGAAAGGAAATGCCAAGTCTGAgcaacaaaaatacaaaaataaaaaaaaaacaatcaaaggaaacaaaaaaaccccaaccaccccaaaatcccaacccccaaactTGAaacaaaactaataaaaaaatttaaatagttGGCAGGATACAAGAGTGAGACAGAGGAATGTACAAAGGACACACAAAGATCAAAGATTCCAGTAGGTGAATTGAGAACCTGTTGAATTGGGGTCTGTTTTTGTAGGATTTTCCTTTTGGAACATGCAAATTTGCAGGAATTACCATAACCACACAGCAGAGTGACTTCAGGTGTTGAGTCCTTTAAGGGACTTTTGCAGTGTTGATCAAAAGCCCCAGTGCTGCCCAAAATTCCACTTTATTTTCCATCCTCTACCCCCAAAATTCCACTTTATTTTCCATCCTCTACCATGGCTGTGGGAAACTTCCAGGAGCCCAAATTTGCTCTTCAGAAGTGCCATGAGGGTTCTGGACATCCCTCGTGGGTTCAGAGTGTaaaaacagcccccagctcaaCAGTCACTGCACACCAGTAGCTGCCATTCCAACACAAACCCAGGCTCCGATCCGCAGAGCGCTCCCAAGCGCTCCCGGTACAAAATGTACACGGAATTATTTATAAATTAACAGCTTTCCCAACCCCAGGTGCCTTTCCCCGGGCTCCCGTGCCTCCTTACGCTACACCAGCGTTTCTTTCCGCTTCCCGCTGAGCTGCTTCTCCCTGGATTTCCGGTGCCCCGACGAGCTCCTGTGGGATTTGAGCCCCTTGGCTTCCCCCGAGTCCGGCAGGGCCGCGCTCTGCTCCGGCTCCACGTGGGACATTCCCATTCCCCGGCGCTGCTGGGGATTGTTGGGGTTGTTGGGGTTGTTGGGGTTGTTCTCCTCGCACTCCTCGCTCAGCTCGGGCAGCTCGGCGAGCTCGGGGCCGGGAGCGCTCCTGTGGAAGGGGGCGATGGCGGCGCggaggcagctcagccactgCTGCTTGTGGAACACGTCGTTGGCCTGCAGCGTGTGCGACTGGCCCGGGCCGGGCTCCTGGAAACGCACTCGGAAGATGTTCTTGGCTGGGGATAAAGGGAAAAGCTCGTCAGATCTGAGTTGGCGTTTAGAGATTCCATTGGTAGGTttgaaatcccaacaaaaccccCCCCCAGTCCCAAAAATCCAGCAGGGAGACAAAGATGTTTTCTAATCCAAGCCCCAGCTGTGAATTCGTGGCTGACTGGATccgtgttggggaagatgaaacaggaaagccttataaatatgattgtctggcaaaaggtcttgagaatatggaaactgtaaGTGAAACTGAAATTAAAggaagctttgagatccctcagttactgaacaagtggaaaacaatggtgtggctggctgaaggtgatccccttgtgatggaacaacaccctctgcttgcaggcaggcccaaggggcagagcagaccctacagcttggcagaagggccccaagaggagtttttagggtttaaaaggtaacacagtgtggtaatgtaatgattcttataggctgtgtggaaatgctataggatttatATCTTgtgctagattggttagtgagaaccagaatattcaacacagaaggagatttatggtattgtaatgggaaccttgcTCTCTTACATTTctgctctctcaccctctcatctgctctccccctctcttctctggggcctgccccgagctgtggctgcagctccagcagggccctgcacccaggccctttgcaataaaccccaaatcccagcagggccctgcacccaggccctttgcaataaaccccaaatcccagcagggccctgcacccaggccctttgcaataaaccccaaatcccagcagggccctgcacccaggccctttgcaatgaaccccaaatcccagcaggg of the Melospiza melodia melodia isolate bMelMel2 chromosome 4, bMelMel2.pri, whole genome shotgun sequence genome contains:
- the LOC134416992 gene encoding calmodulin, striated muscle, whose protein sequence is MAERLSEEKIAEFKEAFSLFDRDGDGCITTRELGTVMRSLGQNPTEAELQDMVGEVDADGSGTIDFPEFLSLMARKMRDTDSEEEIREAFRVFDKDGNGYISAAELRHVMTNLGEKLTDEEVDEMIKEADCNNDGQVNYEEFVRMMTEK